One Bacteroidota bacterium genomic window, GCGGTTGTGTCAAAACGTATCCTGTGAAGATTGCGGGAGAGAATGTGTTGGTAGAAATTGAACGTGCGCCCTGAAATTGCGGGTTGGTAAAAATGAACTCGGAGACAATTGCGGTAACCGATTCACCGGTTTCTCATACCATGCAAGCAACACAAAAGGTGAAATCCAAAGCGCTTGACCTCGGTTTCACCAAGGTTGGGATTGCAAAGGCGGAACCGCTGGACGTTGAGGCGGCACGTTTACGAGAATGGCTCACGCGCGGCTACCATGCTTCAATGGACTGGATGCCCCGCAACGTTAAGAAACGGGTCGATCCGCGGGCAATCGTGCCAGGGGCAAAGTCTGTAATTTGTGTTGCGCTGAATTACTACACGCCGGTCCGGCATGCAGACAAGCCGGGCACAGGCAAAATCTCCCGATACGCCTGGGGTGATGATTACCATGACATTCTCACAGCAAAACTCAAGCAGTTGTGGGAGTGGCTTCAGCAGGAATTTCCCGACATTAAAGGCCGCTACTATGTTGATACCGGGCCAGTAATGGACAAAGTCTGGGCGCAGCGGGCCGGCATCGGCTGGATTGCAAAGCACACCAACGTCATAACGCAGGAAGTCGGCTCGTGGGTTTTTCTTGGGGAGATAATTACAACGCTCGAACTCGTCGAAGATCAACCGGCGACCGATCATTGCGGCACCTGCACGCTCTGCATCGAGGCATGTCCAACGAATGCAATTGTTGAAGAGTACGTTGTAGATTCAAGCAAGTGTCTTTCATATCTTACCATCGAACACAAAGGAGAGATTGAGGGAGGGATACGGCATCAGTTCGAGAATTGGATTTACGGTTGCGATATTTGTCAGGATGTCTGTCCGTGGAATCACAAATTCCCGACGGAGACTGATGAAGGGAGATTTGAGCCGCGAGAATGGAATGTTGCCCCGCATCTTGAAGAGTGGGTCAATATGACGCAGGAAGAGTTCAGCAGCAAGTTCAAAGGAAGTCCGGTCAAAAGAAC contains:
- the queG gene encoding tRNA epoxyqueuosine(34) reductase QueG; translation: MQATQKVKSKALDLGFTKVGIAKAEPLDVEAARLREWLTRGYHASMDWMPRNVKKRVDPRAIVPGAKSVICVALNYYTPVRHADKPGTGKISRYAWGDDYHDILTAKLKQLWEWLQQEFPDIKGRYYVDTGPVMDKVWAQRAGIGWIAKHTNVITQEVGSWVFLGEIITTLELVEDQPATDHCGTCTLCIEACPTNAIVEEYVVDSSKCLSYLTIEHKGEIEGGIRHQFENWIYGCDICQDVCPWNHKFPTETDEGRFEPREWNVAPHLEEWVNMTQEEFSSKFKGSPVKRTKLAGLKRNVGIALEHRRDLKETT